In Flavobacterium piscisymbiosum, the sequence CCAACAATAAATTCTCGCCATTTATCTTTATCGGAACATCGCCCAGTAGTACAAGATTAGTATCGCCAACGAGACCACCTTTATGCGAAAGCTTAATATTTTTAGCACCAAAAAACAACTCTTTGGCTTTTCCTGTAGAATCAAATTGCGGAAGAATGATTTTTACAAATGCAGTTAATTCTGTGTATTGTGGTGTAAACCTTGCACTACTTATACCCAGAATATATTGAATTCCTCCAATTGTTTTGGATACGCCTAAAGGCAGCATCGAAAGTTTTTTAGGCTCTAATAAATCAGTAAGATTATTATTTTTTTTTATTTCCTCAAAAGTAGCAATTGCGGTATTTAAGTCATCACTGGTTTCCTGACTTACCGGATAATTTTGGGTAAGAAAAAAATTGGTAAACTCGCTTTCGGCATTTTTGTGAGGTGAAAAACGGGTTATATTATCTGATTCTTTTTGTGAAAGAACCTTTAGTAGTGAAGTGTCTTTCTTTAAGCCAATAATAGTATCATTGTTATTGGCAAAACTAACACTGCTAATAAAAAATAAAAGGAAAAACGATAAATAAGAAGAAAAATTTGGGGTAGTTTTTTTCAAATTTTGAACTGTTAAATTTACTATTAGAACATATAAATGAGTTTAACCTAAAGATTAAAAATCGGTCAAATATAAGATAAATTTAACAAGAAAAAATAGCTGATGTAACAGTTTTAGTTAAAAGTGTAAATGTTTGTCTTTTTTGGTTGTAAAATTTTAATGTTTAGCAATAAAATTATGTTAAATATTAAGTTAATGATATATAAATGATTAAAGTTTGTTACTTTAAAATCGAAATAAGTAAAATATTGTTTGTTTGTTTTTATTTCCATAATCCTTTGCTCAGGTATCTATAGATAATAAATGATGTTTTTTTAAGTGTAAATAAAACGTTTTTAAATGTAGCAGTCAAGATGGTGTAAAACGTCTTGGATTATTGAAAAAATAATCATTTTATGGTTTTGTTAACATTTTTAAAAAGAGGTTTATTGCCTGTAATTAATAGAAAAATTAGAAATGTTGCTCATTTTTATTTTTAGTATAATTTACTTTAAAGAGATAAATAAAGCTATTGAAAGAATAGGCAGGATTTGTTTTGTTGTAAAATGCTTTTGGTTAGCTTTTTGTCTTTTTTGTTATCTGTTAAATAAACAATCAACTTAAACGAGTTTTTAAGTATTATAAATGAAACCTTAGTTTGTTTTTCTGATTAGAAGTAATATTTAGTTTAATGATATTTAATACTTTGAATATGCTAGAACCTGTTTGAAAAAATCCTGTTTCTACGCTTTTCATTGCTAAAAATGCATTTTTTTGGATACATTCGTTAATGTTGTATTTACGAAACATTGCATTAAGTTGAAGAGTTAGTGATTTATAGCTTTTGTCATCTATATTGCAACCTTCACCACCCCAAATAGTCTCTCTGCCGTTTATGGTTTTTACCATAGATCGTAATTCTTCTTCCGTTAGATCTTTATTACAATAACAGTTTTTCTCTTTTACAACTTCTGCCATTTCCATATCTACCATTACAGGAACGGTACAATTGTCGATAGCTTCCGGGGTTAAAAAACCTTTTTCGACTATCAATGCTGTGTTTTTAAAACAGATGAGTTGTTTTCGTAAGGCAATTTTTTCTTCTTTAGTAAAAGTGAGCTTGCAATTCTTTTTTATATCCTGATGGATGAAGGTCTGTTATTTTTTGATCCATCTGATGTGAAAAAAAATCGAATCAGTATTCAGGAATTTTTAAGTGAAAATTTTACATATAGAGATAATGAAGGAGTTCAGAAAAAAATAACTAGAATAAGCAGACAGTTTTCTGAGTGTAAAGGTTATACTTATAAAGAGAAACAGATGAAATTTTTAGATGACTTGATTGGGATATTGATGGAGCGGAAAAGAAAACTTGAGAACTGGTAAGCTGGGATGAAAAAAATTATAACATTAACAAACAATTCAATTATGACAAAGAAAGAAAAGAGACAGGCTTTTATAATGGAGATTAAAAATATTATAGATCCTTTAATGTTAAAACTGGAAGTGATCGATTCAAAAATCAGTAAAGGGAAAACCTTGAGACCTGCTTATTACAGAAATGAGGATTTAAAAAAGATATTTGGACTGTCTAATAATACTATTATAAAATACCGGCAGACGGGAGTGCTTCCATATACTAAATTGGGAGATATATTTTTGTACGACAGTGTAAAGATTGAGGAAACTCTTCGTGAGAATAGTATCTGAATGAATCATTTTTTTAATAACAATATATAGAGTAACTGGCTTTCTTTTTGGGAGTCTTGGTTCTTTAAGAAATAAAAATATGGAGATAAACAGAATTCAATATGCTTCAGATCTGCATCTGGAGTTTATTAAAAACAAAGAATTTATGAGAGAAAATCCCTTAATTCCAAACGGAGATATCTTAATTCTGGCTGGGGATATTGTACCTTTTACGCTCATGGATAAACATCAGGATTTTTTTGATTTCTTATCCGATAATTTCCAAATGACATATTGGATTCCTGAAAATCATGAATATTACTATTTTGATGCTCTTCTTAAAACAAGAACTTTTTATGAAAAGATTAGAAATAATGTGATCCTTCTAAATAATTATGTTGTAGAATATGATAATCTAAAACTGGTTTTCTCCACTCTCGGGTCCCATATTAGGCCGGTTTCCCGATCGAATATTGAAAGCGGACTTAATGATTTTCATATTATTAAATATGATGGGGAAAGGTTTTCAGCCGATGAGTATAACAAACTTTATTTTGAGAGTGTAGATTTCATTACTAAAGCTTTAGAAGGCGGAGATTCTAAGAAAATTGTTGTCACGACTCATCACGTTCCATCTTTTAAAGAATATCCAAAAATGTATGAAAATAGTCCCTTGAATGAAGCCTTTGCTGTTGAGCTTTCAGAACTTATTGAACGGTCAAAATTATCATACTGGATTTATGGACACAGTCATTATAATACTAAGAATTTTGTAATTGGAAGTACACATTTGGTAACTAATCAGCTGGGATATATTCAACGAGATGAACATCACTGGTTTAAAGCAGATAAAGTTTTAATAGTTTAAAAGATAGTAAAGTTGTTTTTGCGTAATATAGTTTGTGACTTTATTCTATACTCTTTATTTTAATATTTTGAATGCATCTTATGAAAAACCAGCTATGCTAAAAGTTTAAATTTCGAAATTAAAATTATTAGTCATTAAATGAGTAAGTTATGAGAAAAGCAGTGGTATATGTACATGACATAAGAGCAAAAATTCTTTCTGAAGGAGCAAATGGGAGATATGGGTTTTACATATGATAATACTTATAGGCGGGAGTCTGTTTTGCTTACTATGCTTTTCGGGCATAGAAGATATTCTTTTTCTTGTTTTCCGCCTTTCTTTGAAGGTCTTCTTCCAGAATGGATTATACTTGAGGGCCTTTTAAGGATAAATGAAATTGATTATTTTCCCAGCTTATTACTGCTGATGGAGATTTGGTAGGAGCAGTAACTGTTAAAGTTGTTGATAATGAATAGGTGCCTAATAAAACTTATTAGCGGTGCGTTGAGAGTCTGCACTGTGAAACAGGTTTGAGAATGCTTTCTCCTTACTTAAAAAACTTTATAGCCTTAAATTTGCTGCAGCAGAACTCAGACAGGAAGCTGCCAGCAGAACAATTAAATCAGCAATTCAGGGAGTGCATCCAAAACTTAGTACGATATTGTCTTTGAGAAATCGGCAGTTTGAGATTGTATACTAGTACGGTAATTTTATAATTAAACCTCAGAGCGACATCTTTCCTAAATTATTTAAAAATGAAGATCTCACTATGAGAATGGCTGCTTTTTTTGAATTATAGTGCCGATTCGTGGACTAGTTTATTCAAAGGACAATTCAAAATCGTATTTAATTAAGAGATTTGACCTTGATAGTAATAATAAATGATCAAACATTATTTAGAGTTTAAATAATTGATGATGCCCTAGTTCTTATTACGAATAAATCTTTTAATTATGTTAATTACCTCCTTTAATATAAAGAAATAATTATTATATTTTAGCAAATCAAAACCTGTCCATAAGATAATAACC encodes:
- a CDS encoding metallophosphoesterase, which codes for MEINRIQYASDLHLEFIKNKEFMRENPLIPNGDILILAGDIVPFTLMDKHQDFFDFLSDNFQMTYWIPENHEYYYFDALLKTRTFYEKIRNNVILLNNYVVEYDNLKLVFSTLGSHIRPVSRSNIESGLNDFHIIKYDGERFSADEYNKLYFESVDFITKALEGGDSKKIVVTTHHVPSFKEYPKMYENSPLNEAFAVELSELIERSKLSYWIYGHSHYNTKNFVIGSTHLVTNQLGYIQRDEHHWFKADKVLIV
- a CDS encoding HipA N-terminal domain-containing protein yields the protein MGDMGFTYDNTYRRESVLLTMLFGHRRYSFSCFPPFFEGLLPEWIILEGLLRINEIDYFPSLLLLMEIW
- a CDS encoding helix-turn-helix domain-containing protein; translation: MTKKEKRQAFIMEIKNIIDPLMLKLEVIDSKISKGKTLRPAYYRNEDLKKIFGLSNNTIIKYRQTGVLPYTKLGDIFLYDSVKIEETLRENSI